From the genome of Podospora bellae-mahoneyi strain CBS 112042 chromosome 2, whole genome shotgun sequence:
CCGcttgccagcagcagccgaacAACTTCAAGATGTCCTAGGCTTATGGCAGCATGAAGTGGACTGCCAACGGAATTGTCTTTGAAACTGACATTTGCGCCCTTGTTCAGCAATAGTTTAGTAAGATCCGTGTCACCGACAACTACAGCCTTCAACAGTAGGCTGTCTAGTCGCTGCGTTTCCTCGGCATCCGTGACAATGTCTGGTATTTTCTCTATTTCCGAATGGTCCACCtgggttgctgttgttcgATTCCGGGTGTCGTCACCTTCAGGGTGATATTCCTCTGGCTGAAAGTCGGGGCTATTATAGTGAGCCACGTTGAAATGGCTGTTCCGGAATGTCGATGTCTGAAAACTGGGCTCGCGCCAGCTACGATTTTCGACATACTCGGGAAGCTGAGAGTACTCGCTGAAACGCAGCGGAAGCGTTTGCGAGAAAGAGCTTTCAGGTGCTCCTGATGCATCAGGTGTAACTGCCTTAAGCCAGGCCTCGGCTGACTCGCGTTCTAGTTGAACTCGCTGAAATCGTAGACGGATATCTTCAAATTTGTGTGTGGCCGTATACTCCTCTGGACTTGGCGATTCCTGGACATTTGTGTCATCAGGCCATTGCACCGATGTTTCCGAGAAAACTTGCGAATTTTCGTCATTCCGTACGGCTTGGCTATCGCTACTCGCGGTTTCCCGTAAACCATCATGTTGGCTCTTATTACAAGGATCCGCGGGTAGGCAATGATGGGCAAGGCGTTCTAAATGGCCTTTGATGTGCTCGTGCATGATTTTGTTGTCCTCGAAGCCAGTGGGACAAAGGGGACATGGCCGCAATGGTTTGGTGGATGGTCTGAATGCAGCGGCCATTAGCTCTGGTGAGAAGAGCTCTGGTTTTGCGTCAGGGTGAAATTTTTCAATATGAGATATAAACTCCTCTTGCTTCTCAAACTCTGTTGGTGCCACATGATTATCGCAATGCCATGATTTTGTATGAATGTTCTCATGGTCTATCCATTCTCGGTATGAGCCGTAGAGACGATGAGAATCTTGACACACTTCGTGGGTGCATTGGTACGGTTGGAGATCGTGGATAAGATGTGCCCTGCAGGAGAATCAGCACTAGGTCAAGTGATACCAAGGTGACAACTTACTTCCAAGCCTTTTCCCCGAGATACCTTCCAGGACACAGTACATGACAATAGGGACAAGTGAAATAGTCGCTACTCAAGAAATCTTTAGGCGCAGGTGGCCACTGAAGCACTAACTGGTTTTGGGTAGCCGGAATTACAGCGGTGGATGCGTGACTCTGGTATGAGAAGACAGACTCGTTATCGTCAAATCGGAACTTGCTCTCGTCCAACCTTGTAGCGGAAGTTGCTTCTGAATGTTCGTGTCTTGAAATAGCCGAGGGGGTAGCAAGATGAACAGTGGCACCTGGTGTATTTCCCGTCCGAAAAAGAGCTCCAGAGGTGACAGGCTTATCTGAGCCAGTTGGTCTCACGGTCTGCGTTGGGTCCCGGCTTATCCTGGCAGTGTGTTCCTTCCAGTAGATGAACTGTTGTCTTCGTCGAACGTTGGCCATGCCGATCCTCCGTAGGAGGTGATTAGATGCCGAGGCGTATTTGTCCAAGATGTCATTGTGGATTGTAGAGTTTTGTGACGGTTGAAAAGTTTGCACTAGGTATTGCTTATGTCGATGAACAAGAATCACGGTTTCGACTTCTGCTCTTTCATTGATATACTTCTCCCTTTCATGTGCTGCGATGTGTCGAAAGAGCTCTTGTGTAGCTCTTTCAGGTCGGTTTCGAGGGCTTCTAATTCGCGCTGCCAGACCGTACAACGCGTTGATGGTCTCTGTAATTCCATTTTGACGAAAGTCCAGTTCATGAGTAGATTTGTCGCTGCTAACAGAGCCAGTGGAACTCTGATTCGACGACCTGATGCTGTCGTTATCGGATGAACTCTGAGTCTCCAAATCCCGTGCTTGTTGTTCAAACGGAAGGCGGTCGCCTTTCAGAACAGCCAGGGTGTTCTCAAGGTGATCAAGCAAAGCACTGAGCAGACGTAGTAGCTGGGACTTGACCAGGACGGCATCGCGGACCCGATAGTCGAGAGAGCTATGgccttgatgatgaaggcCTAAGCTATGCGCCCATAATCGAAACCTTTGTTCCTCTTTGGTAAAGTGCGTTTGAAGTGTGCCGCTGTGTAAATTCAACAAACTTTCAAAGACTTGGAAAACTCGCTTTCCTGCGCAATAGAGAGCCGGGCCATCCATGACTGACGCCCTGATCGAGGCTGGTGTGCTTGCTGTGCTATGTTTGAGGTAATCTGAAAGCGGGGTCTGACATTTTCGCGAGCTGGGTTGAGGTGACTGAGGGGGTCATGCATTCAGCTGAAAGGTAAAGGCTTTGATTGGTGCTTGGAGTTGCTGGCAGCCTTACGGCAAtctctccttccacccccgcTTCCTAAGTTGCTCAAGCAAGCGCTGTTCAACGGAAGGCCTCTAAAAGCAGTGCGAAAGCAATCAACTATGTCAGGCTTCGAAGTTGCTGGAGTGGTACTTGGCGTAATACCACTGGTCATCGCTTCTTTGGAGCATTATCAAGCTGGCAAGGGCGCTGTCGCCTCCTTCGTCAAGTACGGTGGTTTGCTTGAAAACCTGATCCTCCGCCTAACGATACACCAACATCTCTATCATACAGACattctctttcttcttcaagcGGCTGGCGTAGTAGAGCTGAACCTGCGACACGAAGACACCGTTGCAGAGTGCTTTCGACTACTGAGGGATCCCGAAGTCGACGAAGAGATTGAAGACTGGCTAGGTCCGTTGAGTGATCCATTCAAGCAGCTTGTTGGGCAATATGAGTCTTCGCTGAAGGCGATAGTGGGACATATCAAGCATATTCAGCGACTCCCTGATGTGAGTTCAACTGGTACTCTCTATGCAATgtctgatgctgatgatttGCGAACCAGACCCAAAAAGATGACCTTGGCTCGCTCCTTCAAGCGAACCCCCCAGATAAAAAGATCACTTTCACGGAAAGAGTCTCGTTCACAATCAAACGGGGAAAATTGAAAGCACTC
Proteins encoded in this window:
- a CDS encoding hypothetical protein (EggNog:ENOG503NX9U; COG:S), with the protein product MDGPALYCAGKRVFQVFESLLNLHSGTLQTHFTKEEQRFRLWAHSLGLHHQGHSSLDYRVRDAVLVKSQLLRLLSALLDHLENTLAVLKGDRLPFEQQARDLETQSSSDNDSIRSSNQSSTGSVSSDKSTHELDFRQNGITETINALYGLAARIRSPRNRPERATQELFRHIAAHEREKYINERAEVETVILVHRHKQYLVQTFQPSQNSTIHNDILDKYASASNHLLRRIGMANVRRRQQFIYWKEHTARISRDPTQTVRPTGSDKPVTSGALFRTGNTPGATVHLATPSAISRHEHSEATSATRLDESKFRFDDNESVFSYQSHASTAVIPATQNQLVLQWPPAPKDFLSSDYFTCPYCHVLCPGRYLGEKAWKAHLIHDLQPYQCTHEVCQDSHRLYGSYREWIDHENIHTKSWHCDNHVAPTEFEKQEEFISHIEKFHPDAKPELFSPELMAAAFRPSTKPLRPCPLCPTGFEDNKIMHEHIKGHLERLAHHCLPADPCNKSQHDGLRETASSDSQAVRNDENSQVFSETSVQWPDDTNVQESPSPEEYTATHKFEDIRLRFQRVQLERESAEAWLKAVTPDASGAPESSFSQTLPLRFSEYSQLPEYVENRSWREPSFQTSTFRNSHFNVAHYNSPDFQPEEYHPEGDDTRNRTTATQVDHSEIEKIPDIVTDAEETQRLDSLLLKAVVVGDTDLTKLLLNKGANVSFKDNSVGSPLHAAISLGHLEVVRLLLASGADPDDDDWDRPGSDILGVASARGDQEIVQLLLQHGAKANSESYTYGSALQAAASKGHHEVVSLLLRNGHDPQYFSSLPPNTALRAAVEGGHKETVKVLLASGAAINDMTLDGTNGSVLEVASHYGHREIVQLLLDHGADIDANSIRYGGAFRAAVIRGHQEIVQLLLHREAAIDFKSDGFANMIRAASALGHQAVVQLLLDKSEEVTGEMAEESLIGATGMGKLLAWRSPLSGAESREWHSNEEHILHQDKDSLTAENQQPYKCHTCGKGFRRESNLASIPEFTKNLANVLLKAVLRAQPKEKTWIDTSGLTISIMLERTTFQARFPRRVTGRDVTTVDGWMIWRGIKITLITGNMPQMTRSIFQVRQRQIRSLVSPTSPNPTRLPV